In a single window of the Cucurbita pepo subsp. pepo cultivar mu-cu-16 chromosome LG18, ASM280686v2, whole genome shotgun sequence genome:
- the LOC111780315 gene encoding protein SMAX1-LIKE 4-like, translating into MRSGGCAANQTFTPEAASVLKQSLSLARRRGHAQLTPLHVAVTLFSSRSSSLLRQACFKSQPLQTSHPLHCRALELCFNVALNRLPTTPGPLFHGQPSLSNALIAALKRAQANQRRGCLEQQQQQQQQQHQPVLAIKVELEQLIISILDDPSVSRVMREAGFSSTLVKSNLEDSSVSSIFHCYGSSGGIFSSPSSPSRTDHHFNPGDFWQTQFLTRSSEQNPLPFSPQKRVSSTNLIAESSASLKLDVKLVFEAMLGRKRKNTLIIGDSITIIEDVISELMGRVARGEVPNELKSTKFIEFLLSPDSLSSMKREDVEIKVAELRRNIDSLVSRGWGAIIYTGDLKWMVETDVKEASGYSQIDHVIEEITRLISFHSISCTKLWLMGTSSYQTYMRCQMRRPTLETRWDLQAVPVPSDGALGLSLHSFSVHGSTTPFSQNPSQVWETKPFSIAQEGQDKLTCCDCSSNHYKEAQKLESSQQKELPSWLQPFSTQLSHLKSQEKSTMHSNESSSGSKYLNTWPHPFPTRNSMFQDSDTISFTEPAVNMMRSSNQMLRFRRQQSCITEFNFDNESQRYQGASSSLDCLKNMEEDNKEVNISLSLGDSLFFKDPIKLAITKKSEEAMTQRDHLSKSLQENVPWQSETIPSIAEALISFKSTNEEFFWILIEGDDQIGKRRLARAIAESFFGTVEQLCKINARGDNEATSSSQILENAMKSQEKLVVLVEEIDRGDPQFMKFLADRFNGGKFGGIDEKDGNARKFIFILTRGGEPDKDTDSIISMTLNIASNSGFGALSVDQKRKSEWESPNNTKKQRTIKEEEGDAIPNTIDAAVKINGSGNLSRQSSSNNLDLNLKAEEDEEPQEETEESIPLPGDPESAPKNLQIEKQFLHSIQNRFVFNQTPSSRREQRESLKSKIIRSFEGVIRSQKQANFSVEERALEAVSSRSDSFTKNLFNKWLTEIFETSLRGVGFGAQEVTNVKLCLSGKEDDAIENGFMSTCLPKFIKLSFMD; encoded by the exons ATGCGATCGGGAGGTTGTGCAGCGAATCAGACCTTTACACCGGAGGCTGCTTCCGTGCTGAAGCAATCTCTGAGCTTGGCAAGGAGGAGAGGCCATGCTCAGCTCACTCCTCTACATGTGGCTGTTACTTTATTCAGCTCAAGGAGTAGTAGTCTCTTGAGGCAAGCATGTTTCAAGTCTCAGCCACTTCAAACATCACATCCTCTCCATTGCAGAGCTCTTGAGCTTTGTTTCAATGTGGCTCTCAATAGACTCCCTACTACACCTGGTCCTCTTTTCCATGGCCAACCTTCACTCTCCAATGCACTCATTGCAGCACTCAAAAGAGCTCAGGCAAACCAGAGAAGGGGCTGCCtagagcagcagcagcaacaacaacaacaacagcatCAGCCAGTATTAGCCATTAAGGTGGAATTGGAGCAGCTTATAATTTCCATTTTGGATGACCCAAGTGTCAGTAGGGTTATGAGAGAGGCTGGGTTTTCCAGTACTCTTGTCAAGAGTAACTTAGAGGATTCCTCTGTTTCCTCTATTTTTCACTGTTATGGTAGCTCAGGCGGcatcttctcttctccttcttcgcCTTCGCGTACCGACCATCATTTTAATCCAGGGGATTTTTGGCAGACCCAGTTCTTGACTCGCTCTTCTGAGCAAAACCCACTTCCCTTTTCCCCACAAAAGAGAGTATCCAGCACTAACCTTATTGCTGAATCTTCCGCTTCTTTAAAGCTAGATGTCAAGTTGGTGTTCGAGGCAATGCTTgggaggaagagaaagaacaCACTCATAATAGGTGATTCCATAACAATAATTGAAGATGTGATTTCAGAGCTTATGGGGAGAGTAGCAAGAGGAGAGGTTCCAAATGAACTAAAATCGACCAAATTTATTGAGTTTTTGCTATCTCCAGATTCCTTGAGCTCCATGAAAAGAGAAGACGTTGAAATAAAGGTGGCAGAGCTGAGAAGGAACATTGACTCCCTTGTTTCAAGAGGGTGGGGAGCCATAATATATACAGGAGACTTGAAATGGATGGTTGAAACAGATGTTAAAGAAGCTTCAGGTTACAGCCAAATCGATCACGTAATCGAAGAAATCACGAGGCTAATATCATTCCACAGTATTTCATGCACAAAGTTATGGCTAATGGGAACATCAAGTTATCAGACTTACATGAGATGTCAAATGAGACGGCCAACTCTCGAGACTAGATGGGATCTTCAAGCAGTTCCTGTTCCCTCAGATGGAGCACTTGGCTTAAGCCTGCACAGTTTCAG TGTTCATGGCTCGACGACGCCTTTCTCTCAGAACCCGTCACAAGTTTGGGAAACAAAGCCATTCAGTATTGCTCAAGAGGGCCAAGACAAGCTCACTTGCTGTGACTGTTCTTCCAATCATTATAAGGAAGCTCAGAAATTAGAGTCAAGCCAGCAGAAAGAGTTGCCTTCCTGGCTGCAGCCCTTCAGCACCCAACTATCCCATCTTAAG AGTCAGGAGAAATCCACTATGCACAGCAATGAAAGTTCCAGTGGAAGTAAGTACCTGAATACTTGGCCACATCCATTTCCGACGAGGAACAGCATGTTCCAAGATTCAGATACGATCAGCTTCACCGAACCAGCAGTGAACATGATGCGAAGTTCAAATCAGATGCTTCGGTTTAGGCGGCAACAATCCTGCATCACCGAGTTCAATTTCGACAATGAAAGTCAGAGATATCAGGGTGCATCATCAAGCTTGGATTGTCTCAAGAACATGGAAGAAGATAACAAGGAAGTAAACATTTCTCTCTCGCTAGGTGATTCCCTGTTCTTCAAAGATCCAATAAAATTGGCAATTACGAAGAAGAGTGAAGAAGCAATGACACAGAGAGATCATCTGAGCAAATCATTGCAAGAGAATGTGCCTTGGCAATCAGAGACCATTCCTTCCATAGCTGAAGCATTGATCAGTTTCAAATCAACAAATGAAGAATTCTTTTGGATATTGATTGAAGGGGATGATCAGATTGGCAAAAGAAGGTTAGCTCGAGCCATTGCGGAATCTTTCTTTGGGACTGTTGAACAACTCTGCAAGATAAATGCGAGAGGTGACAATGAGGCAACTTCATCTTCTCAAATCCTCGAAAACGCCATGAAATCACAAGAAAAACTGGTAGTCTTAGTTGAAGAGATTGATCGGGGAGATCCTCAATTCATGAAGTTCCTAGCAGATCGATTCAATGGTGGAAAATTCGGAGGAATAGATGAAAAGGATGGAAATGCTCGGAAATTCATATTCATTTTGACCAGAGGTGGAGAACCAGATAAGGATACAGATTCCATAATCTCTATGACACTGAATATCGCGAGCAATTCTGGTTTTGGAGCGCTCAGTGTAGACCAGAAGCGAAAATCCGAATGGGAATCCCCAAACAACACAAAGAAGCAAAGAACAAtcaaagaagaggaaggagaTGCAATCCCTAACACCATCGACGCAGCAGTGAAAATCAACGGAAGCGGTAACCTATCGAGGCAATCAAGCTCTAACAACCTCGACCTAAACCTCAAAGCCGAGGAAGACGAAGAACCacaagaagaaacagaggaaagcATACCTCTCCCCGGCGATCCAGAATCCGCACCAAAGAACCTCCAAATCGAGAAGCAATTTCTCCACTCGATTCAAAACCGTTTCGTATTCAACCAAACTCCATCATCAAGAAGAGAACAGAGAGAATCACTCAAGTCGAAGATCATCCGATCATTTGAGGGCGTCATCAGGTCACAGAAACAGGCGAATTTCAGCGTGGAAGAGAGAGCACTGGAAGCAGTTTCATCAAGGTCAGATTCTTTCACCAAAAACTTGTTCAACAAATGGCTGACGGAGATTTTCGAAACGAGCTTGCGAGGCGTCGGATTTGGCGCGCAAGAAGTAACCAATGTGAAGCTGTGTTTGAGCGGAAAGGAAGACGACGCCATTGAAAATGGGTTTATGAGCACATGCTTACCCAAATTCATAAAGCTTTCTTTCATGGACTGA
- the LOC111780298 gene encoding uncharacterized protein LOC111780298, translating into MWLACVWDEKEKELGRQQAPGTCPFCRGKVHAIDVERRWKVCFLPLCLKIKRKYLCTLCSRRLELCHW; encoded by the coding sequence ATGTGGCTCGCTTGTGTATGGGacgagaaagagaaagagctCGGTCGACAACAAGCGCCAGGAACGTGTCCTTTCTGTCGAGGCAAAGTGCACGCCATTGATGTCGAAAGGCGATGGAAGGTctgttttcttcctctctgCCTCAAGATCAAGAGGAAGTATCTTTGTACTCTCTGTTCTCGCCGTCTCGAATTGTGCCACTGGTAG
- the LOC111780517 gene encoding 60S ribosomal protein L7-2 gives MSAEGVKASPVVPESVLKKRKRNEEWALAEKKDLVAAKKKNAENRKLIFNRAKLYAKEYDEQQKELVRLKREARLKGGFYVDPEAKLLFIIRIRGINAIDPKTKKILQLLRLRQIFNGVFLKVNKATLNMLHRVEPYVTYGYPNLKSVKELIYKRGFGKLNKRRTALTDNSIIEQALGKFGIICTEDLIHEILTVGPHFKEANNFLWPFKLKAPLGGLKKKRNHYVEGGDAGNRENYINELIRRMN, from the exons ATGAGTGCGGAAGGAGTCAAGGCTAGCCCGGTGGTTCCGGAGTCCGTGTTGAAGAAGCGGAAGAGGAACGAAGAATGGGCTCTGGCTGAGAAAAAAGATCTAGTGGCtgcgaagaagaagaatgctGAGAACAGGAAACTGATCTTTAACAGGGCTAAACTCTATGCCAAGGAGTATGATGAGCAGCAAAAGGAGTTGGTTCGTTTGAAGCGCGAGGCTAGACTCAAGGGCGGATTTTATGTCGACCCTGAGGCCAAGCTTCTGTTTATTATCAGGATCCGAGG TATCAATGCTATTGACCCAAAGACGAAGAAGATTCTGCAGCTTCTGCGTTTGAGACAG ATTTTCAATGGTGTCTTTTTGAAAGTGAACAAGGCAACATTGAATATGTTACACAGAGTGGAGCCATACGTTACATATGG GTATCCCAACTTGAAGAGCGTTAAAGAACTCATTTACAAGAGAGGCTTCGGAAAACTCAACAAACGAAGAACTGCTTTGACTGACAACTCCATCATTGAGCAG GCTCTTGGGAAGTTTGGTATTATTTGCACAGAAGACCTCATCCATGAGATCTTGACAGTGGGACCCCATTTTAAGGAAGCCAACAATTTCCTGTGGCCCTTCAAGCTGAAAGCTCCTCTGGGTGGTCttaagaagaagaggaatcaCTATGTGGAAGGAGGTGACGCTGGGAACCGCGAGAACTACATCAACGAGCTAATCAGAAGGATGAATTAG
- the LOC111779713 gene encoding nucleolar and coiled-body phosphoprotein 1-like isoform X2 has product MSRTLTNSVTPSLLAFKPRQVLLSHHAMKQRNDAQTPKFADEAASLHPEQRTLLLHAVAFFLERNGFSKTLKKFRSEAQIEKDSSKELLLSLEEMCHKHFKKGSQAVTPQNKPDEEMMTEVADDRVPEEQEEPAKKSKDKKKIKKNAVADKEKSESAHVESLKNSNGTEPSEGTTVHEEAGKKSKDKKKKKNKEKIEAVATIPDDVTVSRDSQAVDSNGLNGNVATLDEKVVKSKSKKKKDGRHLSDTNSNQLNDGTKMLHEEEHNDNSKKRKRLASEDNDSHAVDEKETEDVKRRKLEGSKGCNDGVLSTKVDVNELSQETDVEKTAEKTSSKKPWKKSSNGSTEPKTINAFQRVKVDAVTFADEKLADNSYWAKGGAETGYGAKAQEVLGQVKGRGFRHEKTKKKRGSYRGGVIDLQSHSVKFNYSDED; this is encoded by the exons ATGTCCCGAACCCTAACCAACTCTGTAACTCCATCTCTTCTCGCCTTCAAACCTCGTCAAGTTCTTCTCTCCCACCACGCTATGAAGCAAAGAAACGACGCCCAAACTCCCAAGTTTGCCGATGAAGCCGCATCCTTACACCCGGAGCAGAggactcttcttcttcacgcTGTAGCCTTCTTTTTGGAGCGCAATGGCTTCTCCAAAACCCTCAAGAAGTTTCGTTCCGAAGCGCAGATTGAG AAGGATTCTTCAAAGGAGTTATTGCTTAGTCTCGAAGAAATGTGCCACAAGCATTTTAAGAAAGG TAGTCAGGCCGTCACACCCCAAAATAAACCAG ATGAAGAAATGATGACGGAGGTTGCTGATGATAGGGTTCCTGAAGAACAAGAGGAGCCTGCAAAGAAGTCCaaggataaaaagaaaataaaaaagaatgcaGTTGCAGATAAAGAGAAATCAGAATCTGCGCATGTGGAGAGTTTGAAAAACTCCAATGGCACAGAACCTTCCGAAGGCACTACTGTCCATGAGGAGGCAGGAAAGAAATCTaaggataaaaagaaaaagaagaacaaagagaagaTAGAGGCTGTTGCTACAATCCCCGATGATGTAACTGTTTCAAGAGATTCTCAAGCTGTAGACTCAAATGGATTGAATGGTAATGTTGCCACTCTTGacgaaaaggttgtcaaatccaaaagtaagaagaaaaaggacgGTCGACATTTAAGTGACACAAATTCAAACCAGCTAAATGATGGTACCAAGATGTTACACGAAGAGGAACACAACGACAATTCTAAGAAGAGGAAAAGATTGGCTTCTGAAGATAACGACAGTCATGCTGTCGATGAGAAAGAAACCGAAGATGTCAAACGTAGAAAATTAGAAGGTTCAAAAGGATGCAATGATGGTGTGCTGTCTACAAAGGTTGATGTAAATGAGCTTTCTCAGGAGACAGATGTTGAAAAAACCGCAGAGAAAACTTCTTCAAAGAAACCTTGGAAGAAATCTTCAAATGGCTCAACTGAG CCAAAGACCATTAATGCGTTCCAAAGGGTAAAAGTAGATGCTGTGACATTTGCTGATGAGAAACTCGCAGATAATTCATACTGGGCGAAG GGTGGAGCCGAGACTGGGTATGGTGCAAAAGCTCAAGAGGTTCTTGGCCAGGTTAAAGGAag GGGTTTTCGACATGaaaagacgaagaagaagcgTGGATCATACCGAGGCGGAGTGATAGATCTGCAATCTCACTCAGTAAAGTTCAATTATTCTGATGAGGATTGA
- the LOC111779713 gene encoding nucleolar and coiled-body phosphoprotein 1-like isoform X1 yields MSRTLTNSVTPSLLAFKPRQVLLSHHAMKQRNDAQTPKFADEAASLHPEQRTLLLHAVAFFLERNGFSKTLKKFRSEAQIEKDSSKELLLSLEEMCHKHFKKGSQAVTPQNKPVDEEMMTEVADDRVPEEQEEPAKKSKDKKKIKKNAVADKEKSESAHVESLKNSNGTEPSEGTTVHEEAGKKSKDKKKKKNKEKIEAVATIPDDVTVSRDSQAVDSNGLNGNVATLDEKVVKSKSKKKKDGRHLSDTNSNQLNDGTKMLHEEEHNDNSKKRKRLASEDNDSHAVDEKETEDVKRRKLEGSKGCNDGVLSTKVDVNELSQETDVEKTAEKTSSKKPWKKSSNGSTEPKTINAFQRVKVDAVTFADEKLADNSYWAKGGAETGYGAKAQEVLGQVKGRGFRHEKTKKKRGSYRGGVIDLQSHSVKFNYSDED; encoded by the exons ATGTCCCGAACCCTAACCAACTCTGTAACTCCATCTCTTCTCGCCTTCAAACCTCGTCAAGTTCTTCTCTCCCACCACGCTATGAAGCAAAGAAACGACGCCCAAACTCCCAAGTTTGCCGATGAAGCCGCATCCTTACACCCGGAGCAGAggactcttcttcttcacgcTGTAGCCTTCTTTTTGGAGCGCAATGGCTTCTCCAAAACCCTCAAGAAGTTTCGTTCCGAAGCGCAGATTGAG AAGGATTCTTCAAAGGAGTTATTGCTTAGTCTCGAAGAAATGTGCCACAAGCATTTTAAGAAAGG TAGTCAGGCCGTCACACCCCAAAATAAACCAG TAGATGAAGAAATGATGACGGAGGTTGCTGATGATAGGGTTCCTGAAGAACAAGAGGAGCCTGCAAAGAAGTCCaaggataaaaagaaaataaaaaagaatgcaGTTGCAGATAAAGAGAAATCAGAATCTGCGCATGTGGAGAGTTTGAAAAACTCCAATGGCACAGAACCTTCCGAAGGCACTACTGTCCATGAGGAGGCAGGAAAGAAATCTaaggataaaaagaaaaagaagaacaaagagaagaTAGAGGCTGTTGCTACAATCCCCGATGATGTAACTGTTTCAAGAGATTCTCAAGCTGTAGACTCAAATGGATTGAATGGTAATGTTGCCACTCTTGacgaaaaggttgtcaaatccaaaagtaagaagaaaaaggacgGTCGACATTTAAGTGACACAAATTCAAACCAGCTAAATGATGGTACCAAGATGTTACACGAAGAGGAACACAACGACAATTCTAAGAAGAGGAAAAGATTGGCTTCTGAAGATAACGACAGTCATGCTGTCGATGAGAAAGAAACCGAAGATGTCAAACGTAGAAAATTAGAAGGTTCAAAAGGATGCAATGATGGTGTGCTGTCTACAAAGGTTGATGTAAATGAGCTTTCTCAGGAGACAGATGTTGAAAAAACCGCAGAGAAAACTTCTTCAAAGAAACCTTGGAAGAAATCTTCAAATGGCTCAACTGAG CCAAAGACCATTAATGCGTTCCAAAGGGTAAAAGTAGATGCTGTGACATTTGCTGATGAGAAACTCGCAGATAATTCATACTGGGCGAAG GGTGGAGCCGAGACTGGGTATGGTGCAAAAGCTCAAGAGGTTCTTGGCCAGGTTAAAGGAag GGGTTTTCGACATGaaaagacgaagaagaagcgTGGATCATACCGAGGCGGAGTGATAGATCTGCAATCTCACTCAGTAAAGTTCAATTATTCTGATGAGGATTGA
- the LOC111779715 gene encoding choline monooxygenase, chloroplastic isoform X1 codes for MAALTKHIHTHFFQPLFASFNFQSRSLRSPTRISPTLSFRNSDSHFIEALKLVDEFDPEIPLEKAVTPPSSWYTDPSFFDLELDRVFHRGWQAVGYVEQLKDPHDFFTGRLGNVEYVVCKDNNKKVRAFHNVCRHHASLLASGCGKKSCFVCPYHGWTYGLDGGLLKATRINGIQNFDVNDFGLVPLPVATWGPFVLLNLDEKLSSELVVDEDKVAYEWLGSCADLLSLNGVDASLSFVCRREYTIECNWKVFCDNYLDGGYHVPYAHKGLASNLKLESYSTEIFEAVSIQSCKGGGESKGDDYGRLGPEALYAFVYPNFMINRYGPWMDTNLVLPLGPRKCLVVFDYFLETPFKNDESFIQQSLEDSERVQIEDIILCEGVQKGLESPAYKFGRYAPSVENAMHHFHRLLHLNLTK; via the exons ATGGCGGCGTTAACGAAGCATATCCATACTCACTTCTTCCAACCTCTTTTCGCTTCCTTCAATTTTCAGTCGCGCAGTCTTCGGTCTCCCACACGAATCTCGCCGACTTTATCCTTTCGTAACTCTGATTCTCACTTTATTGAAGCTCTGAAACTCGTTGATGAATTCGACCCCGAAATTCCCTTGGAGAAGGCCGTCACTCCACCCAGCTCCTGGTACACCGATCCTTCATTTTTCGATCTCGAGCTCGATCGTGTCTTCCACAGAGGATGGCAGGCCGTAG GATATGTTGAACAGTTGAAAGATCCCCATGATTTTTTCACAGGCAG GTTGGGAAATGTAGAATACGTTGTCTGCAAAGATAATAACAAGAAGGTTCGTGCATTTCACAATGTCTGCCGCCATCATGCCTCACTTCTTGCATCTGGATGTGGGAAGAAGTCCTGCTTTGTGTGCCCATATCAT GGATGGACATATGGGTTGGATGGAGGGCTGCTTAAGGCGACTAGAATAAATGGAATTCAGAACTTTGATGTAAAT GATTTTGGGCTCGTACCGTTACCTGTAGCGACATGGGGGCCGTTCGTTCTTCTCAATCTGGATGAAAAATTATCATCTGAGCTGGTTGTTGATGAAGATAAAGTGGCATATGAATGGCTGGGAAGCTGTGCAGATTTGCTGAGTTTAAATGGAGTTGATGCTTCTTTAAGTTTTGTCTGTCGACGTGAATACACCATTGAATGTAATTGGAAG GTTTTCTGTGACAACTACTTAGACGGAGGGTATCATGTCCCGTATGCACACAAAGGGCTTGCATCGAATCTCAAGCTCGAGTCGTATTCTACAGAA ATATTTGAAGCTGTTAGTATTCAAAGTTGTAAGGGTGGGGGAGAATCAAAAGGCGATGATTATGGTCGTCTTGGACCAGAAGCACTCTATGCTTTTGTATACCCAAACTTCATGATAAATAG ATATGGACCTTGGATGGACACTAATCTAGTACTCCCACTCGGACCTCGAAAATGTCTAGTGGTTTTCGATTATTTTCTCGAAACTCCTTTTAAG AATGACGAATCGTTTATACAACAAAGTTTAGAAGACAGTGAACGTGTGCAG ATTGAAGACATTATTCTGTGTGAAGGTGTTCAAAAGGGTCTCGAGTCGCCTGCTTACAAGTTCGGCCGATACGCTCCTTCGGTCGAGAATGCGATGCACCATTTccatcgtcttcttcatcttaACCTCACAAAATAA
- the LOC111779715 gene encoding choline monooxygenase, chloroplastic isoform X2 — protein MIFELTYLRVITTLTILMHGSSTSCALGFSGYVEQLKDPHDFFTGRLGNVEYVVCKDNNKKVRAFHNVCRHHASLLASGCGKKSCFVCPYHGWTYGLDGGLLKATRINGIQNFDVNDFGLVPLPVATWGPFVLLNLDEKLSSELVVDEDKVAYEWLGSCADLLSLNGVDASLSFVCRREYTIECNWKVFCDNYLDGGYHVPYAHKGLASNLKLESYSTEIFEAVSIQSCKGGGESKGDDYGRLGPEALYAFVYPNFMINRYGPWMDTNLVLPLGPRKCLVVFDYFLETPFKNDESFIQQSLEDSERVQIEDIILCEGVQKGLESPAYKFGRYAPSVENAMHHFHRLLHLNLTK, from the exons ATGATTTTCGAGCTGACATATTTGCGAGTG ATTACAACTCTGACAATACTAATGCATGGATCATCAACTTCTTGTGCCCTTGGCTTCTCAGGATATGTTGAACAGTTGAAAGATCCCCATGATTTTTTCACAGGCAG GTTGGGAAATGTAGAATACGTTGTCTGCAAAGATAATAACAAGAAGGTTCGTGCATTTCACAATGTCTGCCGCCATCATGCCTCACTTCTTGCATCTGGATGTGGGAAGAAGTCCTGCTTTGTGTGCCCATATCAT GGATGGACATATGGGTTGGATGGAGGGCTGCTTAAGGCGACTAGAATAAATGGAATTCAGAACTTTGATGTAAAT GATTTTGGGCTCGTACCGTTACCTGTAGCGACATGGGGGCCGTTCGTTCTTCTCAATCTGGATGAAAAATTATCATCTGAGCTGGTTGTTGATGAAGATAAAGTGGCATATGAATGGCTGGGAAGCTGTGCAGATTTGCTGAGTTTAAATGGAGTTGATGCTTCTTTAAGTTTTGTCTGTCGACGTGAATACACCATTGAATGTAATTGGAAG GTTTTCTGTGACAACTACTTAGACGGAGGGTATCATGTCCCGTATGCACACAAAGGGCTTGCATCGAATCTCAAGCTCGAGTCGTATTCTACAGAA ATATTTGAAGCTGTTAGTATTCAAAGTTGTAAGGGTGGGGGAGAATCAAAAGGCGATGATTATGGTCGTCTTGGACCAGAAGCACTCTATGCTTTTGTATACCCAAACTTCATGATAAATAG ATATGGACCTTGGATGGACACTAATCTAGTACTCCCACTCGGACCTCGAAAATGTCTAGTGGTTTTCGATTATTTTCTCGAAACTCCTTTTAAG AATGACGAATCGTTTATACAACAAAGTTTAGAAGACAGTGAACGTGTGCAG ATTGAAGACATTATTCTGTGTGAAGGTGTTCAAAAGGGTCTCGAGTCGCCTGCTTACAAGTTCGGCCGATACGCTCCTTCGGTCGAGAATGCGATGCACCATTTccatcgtcttcttcatcttaACCTCACAAAATAA
- the LOC111779716 gene encoding nucleotide-sugar uncharacterized transporter 1-like — protein sequence MFKLLFSKDVRKILKRKDSDAGHRGKSLEDLRGSLFSKFRTPEGAKRQQQRSCGPSVALTFNFFVAVSIIFMNKLVLKTVGFTFPIFLSFIHYFISWILMAIFNFFSVLPASPLSKTTRSSTLLTLGLVMSLSTGLANVSLKYNSVGFYQMAKIAVTPSIVLAEFILYGKKVSYSKVLALVVVSIGIAVATVTDLQFDLFGACIALAWIIPSAVNKILWSSLQQQENWTAMALMWKTTPITLCGFIALIPFLDPPGFLSFNWSYYNTLAILLSAILGFLLQWSGALALGATSAVSHVVLGQFKTCVILLGNYYLFNADPGKTSLYGAFTAIMGMSAYTYLNLRQQQQTKTSKQQASSFPKSKLSKENGSTNDEKLGEESV from the exons ATGTTCAAACTCTTATTCAGTAAGGATGTTCGCAAGATTCTCAAGCGCAAGGATAGCGATGCCGGCCATAGGG GAAAATCTCTCGAGGATTTGCGAGGATCGTTATTTAGCAAATTTCGCACGCCTGAAGGTGCCAAGCGTCAGCAGCAACGTTCTTGCGGTCCTTCTGTTGCTCTTACATTCAATTTCTTCGTTGCAgttagtattattttcatgaatAAATTG GTGCTTAAGACTGTCGGCTTTACGTTTCCTATATTTCTCAGTTTCATTCACTATTTCATTAGCTGGATATTGATGgctattttcaactttttctctgttcttcctgCATCTCCTCTATCCAAGACTACCCGTTCATCGACTCTACTTACACTTGGTTTAGTTATGTCGCTATCTACAGGGCTTGCTAATGTGAGCTTGAAGTATAATAG TGTGGGGTTTTATCAGATGGCAAAGATTGCTGTAACTCCATCAATTGTACTGGCAGAGTTTATATTATATGGAAAGAAAGTTTCTTACTCCAAG GTCCTAGCCCTTGTAGTGGTATCTATTGGTATTGCTGTGGCTACGGTAACTGATCTGCAGTTTGATCTCTTTGGTGCTTGTATCGCATTGGCGTGGATTATTCCTAGTGCAGTTAATAAGATTCTTTGGTCCAGTCTGCAACAGCAGGAGAATTGGACAGCCATGGC GTTGATGTGGAAGACGACACCGATTACATTATGCGGTTTCATTGCTTTAATACCTTTCTTAGACCCGCCTGGttttttatctttcaattGGAGCTACTATAATACACTGGCTATTCTGCTGTCAGCAATTCTGGGATTCTTGCTTCAGTGGTCTGGTGCCTTAGCGCTCGG GGCTACCTCTGCCGTCAGCCATGTTGTACTCGGACAGTTCAAAACATGCGTGATTCTTCTCGGGAATTACTACCTGTTTAATGCTGATCCTGGCAAAACTAGTTTATATGGCGCATTCACAGCTATAATGGGTATGTCTGCTTATACCTACCTTAACTTGAGACAACAGCAACAGACCAAAACATCTAAACAACAAGCCTCCTCTTTTCCAAAATCTAAGCTTAGCAAGGAAAATGGAAGCACCAATGACGAGAAGTTAGGGGAGGAGTCTGTTTGA